The following nucleotide sequence is from Salinigranum halophilum.
GGCGCTCTTCGTCTCGCGCGACTCCTCGGACGCGTTCGTGGGGTCGAAGCTGGCGCTCGGTGTCGAGATTACCGACGAACTGGTCCGCGTGCTGGCGGACGGGACGCCGTGACCGGCGACCACCCGTGAGGCCACGTGCGACTCAGGACTCGACCGTCGCGTCTTCTTCGGCCGGGGGGTCGCCGGCGTCCGCCCCGGCTGACTCGCTCTCGCCGTCGGCTTCGCCCTCTTCGCTCTCGCCGTCGGCTTCGTCTTCACGCGGCCACCGGTAGAGGCCGTAGAGGGACAGGATGCCGCCGGCGACGAGCAGCCGGCCGCCGGTCGTCCAGTCGTTGCGGAAGTAGATCAGCATCGCGCCGAGGCTCACGAGCAAGACGACGGCGTTCCAGACGAACACGTGCAGGACGAACAGTCGAGCGATCTCCGAGCGCTGGAAGACGTCACCCGTCGCGGACGGGACGTCGACGGACGGGGTCTTGACCCTCGGTCCGTCCATCCCCTCCGGATACAGGCTCTCGGAATCGTCGAACCAGTCATCGTCCATCATCGAGGGATGTGAGGCGGAGCTAATCAGGGTTCGGGTTCACTCGTCGGGTCAGGGGCCGTGTCGGCGACCGTCGGTCCCGAGTGTCGTGAACGGTGCATTCGAATCAGATGAGTAACACGGCGACGGTCACCGCGAGGACGAGCGTCACGAGCACGATACTCGTCCCGATGTCGGCAGTCAGTCGGGTCGGCTCCCCGTCGCCGAGCCGTGCGAGCACCGACCGGGGGTCGGTGACCACGGTGTGTGCGAGGCGCGTCGTCGCCACGGCCGCCCGGTCGACCGCCGCGTACAGCTCCGTCGTCCCGACGACGAGGGCGCGGCTCCCGTACAACACGGCCGGGTTGTAGAGGTCGTCGACGTCGGGCACCCGTTTCACTCGGGACAGCGGTTTCTTGACGAGGACGAAGCCCACGAGTCCAGCCACCGCGAGGGCCAGTCCCTCCACGATGTGGTCGACCGTGTACGTCGTGTACGCGTGCGAGACGACCGCCTCGGAGGTCACGTCGTACGGCAAGAGCCCGAACAGCGCCGAGTCGACGACGCCGAAGAAGACACAGAGGACGGCCACGGTGACCATCGCGACCGACTGACCGATGTTGGCGTCGGCGACGCTGCCCTCGTACTCGCCGTGGAAGAAGGCGTAGTAGCCGAACTTGATGAACGACATGAACGTCCCGACGCCCCCGACGAGGAGAAGCCACTCGAGGGTGGTCCGCCCGCCCACGTAGAGCGGTCCCTTGGCGAAGTCGTAGTGGCTGGCCGCGATGACGATTCCCTTGCTGACGAAGCCGTTGAACAGGGGAAAGCCCGCGATGGAGAGCGCGGCGACGACGAACGCGACGGCGGTCAGCGGCATCTCGCGACCCAGCCCGCCGAGTTTCTTGAGGCTCTCGGTCCCGGTCCGGTAGACGACGACGCCGGCGGTCATGAACAACAGCCCCTTGTAGAGGATGTGGTTGAACACGTGCGCCATCGCACCCGCCTGTGCCAGCGTCGTCCCGATGCCGACGCCGGCGATCATGTAGCCGACCTGTGACTGGATGTGGTACGAGAGGAGCCGCCGCATGTCGTTCTGGAACAGCGCCATCGTCGCGCCGAAGACGGCCATGATGCCGCCCATGTACGCGATGGCGAGCTGTCCCTCGGGGAACGCCCGGTACATCCCGTAGACGCCGGTCTTGGTGGTGAACACACAGAGGAAGACGCTCGCGGCGATGTGCGGCCGCGGGTAGGTGTCGGGCAACCAGGCGTGCAGACCGACGAACCCGACGTTGACGCCGATGCCGACGGCCGCGAGAATCGGCGCGACGGGGCCCGCGATGCCGCCGTCGGTCGCGGTGAAGAGGAACGAGCCGACCTCGACGTAGTGCCAGATGACGGCTCCCAAGAGGAGCGTCCCGCCGATGCCGTGCAGTATCGCGTATCGGTAGCCCGCTCGCACCGCCCGGCCGCCGTAGTGCCAGACGAGCAGCGTGCTCGTGACCGCCATGAGCTCCCAGAAGAAGACGAGCGACAGCCAGTCGCCACCGAAGACGGCCCCGAGGCTCGTCCCGACGTACGAGAGCGCGAAGGCCGTCTGGAGCGAGTCGGCCTCCGAGTACCACGAGTAGAGCACGGCGACCGCGCCGATGAGGCCGAAGACGAGCCCCATCAGCGTCGAGAACGCGTCGACGTTGTACAGCACCGCGTCGAACCCGAACAGCGCGACGGGGAGGTGCTGTCCCGCCGGCGACAGCCAGACGTACGGGACGACGACGCCCGTCGCGACGATTCCGAGGACGTGGCCGGCTCGCCGACCGAGGAACGGGATGACGAGCGCCGCCAGCAGGACCGGCACGAACGGCGGGAGGAACGGTTCGACCGAGACCATCAGACGCTCACCCCCGTCGCGCCGGCGACGACGAGCCTGACGATTCGCAGGAAGACCGCGGTGTCGGGGACGATGCCGAGCACGAGCGAGCCGGTCGCCGCGAAGAGGATGGGGCCGAGCATGAACCAGGTCGACTCCGCCCCGTTCCACGCGCGGTGTTCCCACGCGAGGCCCGAGTCGTGACCGTGGTCGCGCTCGATCTGTGCTGCGGCCTCCGCGTCGTCGACAACCCCCTGGCCCTCGTGGTCTGCGGCGTAGCCGTGGTCGTCACGGACACCGTCGTCGTCCGGTGTCGAGCCACCGTCGGGTGCCGTCTCCGGTGCGCCGTACCGGCCGCCCAGCACGTTCTCGACGACGGGCTTCGGGTCGGCCTCGCCGGGTGACTCGAAGAACGCCGTGTACACGACCGGCCAGAAGTACGCGATGTTGAGGACGCCCGAGACGAGGAGTGCAACGGTGAACACGATGCCGCCGGACGACACCGTGCCGATGAGGAGGAAGTACTTGCTGACGAAGCCTGCGACCAGCGGGATGCCGGCCATCCCTAGCGCCGCCACGCCGAACGCGGCCATCGTCAACGGCATCCGCCGCCCGATGCCCGCCATGTTACTGATGTCGTCGGTGTGGGTCTCGACGTGGAGCGCGCCGGCACAGAAGAACAGCGTGAGCTTCATGAACGCGTGAGCGGGGATGTGGAGGAGTCCCCCGACGAGCGACAGGGGGTTGAGCACCGCGAGGCCGAGCACGATGTACGACAGCTGACTCACCGTCGAGAACGCCAGCCGGCGCTTGAGGTTGTCCTGTCGGAGCGCGATGACGCTCGAGACGACGAGCGTGAACGCCGCCACGGCCGCCAGGATGACGCCGACGCCGAGGTCGGCGACGAGGTCGGGGCCGAACACGTCGAGCACCACGCGCGCGATGCCGAACACGCCGGACTTGACGACGGCCACCGCGTGTAGCAGTCCGGAGACGGGCGTCGGCGCGACCATCGCGTCCGGCAGCCACGAGTGCATGGGCATGAGCGCGGCCTTCACGCCGAAGCCGACGACCAGCAGCGCGAACGCGGCGCGGGCGAACACCGGGTCGGCAGCGGCCAACGCGGCGATGCCACCGGCGGAGAACGCCGTCGTCCCCGGCACGCCGGGCGCTCCCGTGAGCCAGAAGACGAGGATCGCGCCGGAGAGGACCGCGACGCCGCCGCCGAACGTGTACGCGAGGTACTTCCGGCCGGCCGCCCGCGCCTCGTCGGTCTCGTCGTGGGTGACGAGCGGGTAGGTCGCGACGGTGAGGAGTTCGTAGAAGACGAACAGCACGAGCAGGTTCGAGGCGAAGGCGATTCCGATTGCGGCCGAGAGGCTGCCGGCGAACGCCGCGAAGTACCGCGTCTGTGCGTGCTCGTCGAGGCCGCGCATGTAGCCGATGCTGTAGAAGCTCGTCACGAGCCACAGCATGCTCGCGAGCAGGCCGAAGAGGATGCCGAGCGGGTCGGCTCGGAGCGCGAACTCCACCCCGGGGACGAACGTCCCGAGGTTCGTCACGTACACGTCGCCGGCGAGGACGCCGGGGACCATGCTGGCGACGAGGCCGAACTTCGTCACGGCCGCGAGGACGGTCCAGGCCTCCCGCAGGTTCGGCCGTCCGCGCGACGCGAGAATCGGGACGATGATCACTGCTGAGACGAGCACCGCGGCGAGTGGTCTGAGAGACGTGAGTTCAGTCATGCGAGAAGCCGTTCGATGGTTGGTTCGAGGAGCTGTCCGTATTCGAACGCGGCGACGCCGAGGACGACGGCCAGAACGGCCGCCGCCAGCACCGTCGCCCGCATCCCGGTCGACACCCGCGCGGCCCGGGTGACGGTCTCAGTGCCGACCCCGTCGGTGACGACGGTCCGGGGCTGCCCGGTGTCGGTGTCCACGTCGGCGCTGGCCCCGTCGACTGTCGCCGACGCCGCGTCGCGGAAGTATATCCGTTCGAGGACCCGCGCGAAGTACGCGAGCGTCAACAGCGTGCTCGCGAGGATGACGACCGCGAGCGGCCACGCGCGCCCCTCGACCGCGCCGAGCGCGATGTACCACTTGCCGACGAAGCCGACCGCGGGCGGGACGCCGACCATCCCGAGCGCGAGGACGCCGAACGCGGCCGCACCTATCGGCGTCCGCTCCGCGAGCCCCTCGTAGGCGTCGATGGTTCGCGCGTCGGTCTCGTCGGCGATGAGTCCGCTCGTCAGGAACAGCCCGCCCTTCATGATGGCGTGGCCGACCAGGTGGATCATCGCGCCCGTCAGCGCGGTCCCGTTGGCCACCGCGATCGCGCCGACGACGAGGCCGAACTGCGAGACCGACGAGTACGCCAGCATCCGTTTGATCTCGCGCTGGGTGACCGCGAGGACGCTCCCGACGACGATGCTCACCACGGCCCCGGCCACGAGCACGGTCTGGGCGAACTCGTTCGCGGCGAGGAAGTCGACGGTGAACACGGTGAAGACGATGCGGATGAGGGCGTACGCCGCGACGGTCGAGACGAGCGCCGAGATGAGCCCGCTCACCGAGTCGGGCGACCCGGCGTACGCGGCCGGCTGCCAGGTGTGGACGGGGAAGACGGCGATTTTGACGAACAGACCGACGACCAGCAGGCCGAACGACGCCCGGACGAGCGGCGAGGTGTAGCCCACCGCCGCGAGTTGCGCCGAGAGGTCGGCCATGTTGAGCGTCCCCGTTGCCACGTACGCGTAGCCGATGCCGAGGAGGAACAGCGACGCACCCACGGTCCCGACGAGGAGGTACTTCAGCGCCGCGCGGGCGGAGCGTCCCCCATCGCCGCTCGCGACGAGTGCGTAGGCGGCGAGCCCCGTGATTTCGAGGAAGACGTACATGTTGAACACGTCGCCGGTGATGCTCATTCCCGTCAGCCCGGCGACCAAGAGCAGATACGTCGCGTAGAAGGCGTTCGACCGCGGGCCGGCGCGCCGGGCGTATCCGAGCACGCCGAGGGCGACCACGGCGACGAGGACGGCCATCGTCGCGGAGAGTCCGTCGACGACGAGTTCGATGCCGAACGGCGCGGTGAAGCCGCCGACGACGTACGCGACCGGTTGGGAACCGAACGCGTCGACGGCGAGGGCGACCGCCGCGGCGGTCTGGACCGCCGACGCGACGACCGCGATGGGCCAGCCCGTCTCCGAGCGGACGAGCCCGCCGAGTAGCACCGCGATGGAGCCCAGAATCGGGAACGCGACGAGGAGGGCGGGGAGGTCACTCATCGGCGATCACCTTCCGGATGCCTTCCTCGGTCAGCGTGCCGTACTCCTGGTAGATCCGGACGATTAGGCCGAGGGCGACGGCGGTGAGGCTCACGCCGACGACGATGGCGGTGAGGATCAGCACGTGCGGGAGCGGGCTGACGTACGGCTCGGGCGCGGTCAACAGCGGGGGACTGCCGCCGTCGACGAACGCGGTCACGATGAAGAACAGGAAGATACCCGTCTGGAAGACGTTCATGCCGATGACCTTCTTGACGAGGTTCTGGCTGCCGATCATGGTGTACGTCCCGACGCCCAGGAGGAGGAAGGCGACGAGGTAGTAGAGGCGGTCGGCGAGGAGGTCGATCACGCCGCATCACCTCCGTTCTCGTCGCTCCGCGGCCCGGCGGCGATGACGAACAGGAGGCCGCTGACGACCCCCGCGACGATGAGCCCGATGGCGAGTTCGACGAGTTCGATGCCGTACTTCGAGGCGTCTTTGATGCCGTAGGTGGTGTACTGCAGGAAGTCCCCGCCGAGGAAGACGGACCCGAGGCCGATGAGTAAGAACGCGAGAACACCGAACCCGATGAACGCGACGGGGAGCGTCGGGCCGATCCACCGCCGAGTCGTCTCGATGCCGAACGCCAGTCCGAGCATGAGGACGACCGTCCCGACGATGACACCGCCCTGGAAGCCACCGCCGGAGGAGTCCGCGCCGTGGAACATCACGAACAGCCCGAAGGTGAAGACGAACGGCGTGATGACGCGGACGGTCGTCATGATGATGGGGCTCTCGACGTACGGACTGCCCGCTACGTTCCCGGGGAGGTCGCCGGCGGACCGGTCGGCGTCGCTCATCCGAACACCTCCCTGTCGAGGACGAGCAGCAGGCCGACACCGGCCGCGTAGACGACGACCGCCTCCCCGAGCGTGTCGAACCCGCGGTACGCCGCGAGGACGGCAGTGACGGCGTTCTCGACGCCGGCCTCGGTGTAGGCGTTGGCGAGGTAGTAGTTCGTCACCTCGTCGGTCGCGACCGCCGAGTCGGCGGAGCCGACAGCCGGGAGCGCGAAGAGGGTCGTCGAGAGGACGGCGACGAGGGCGATGGCCACCCCCGCCGCGCGGAGGTCGACCCGTTCGAAGGTCCGCTCGCCGGCAGGGCGGACGGTCTTCGCGATGGTCAACAAGAAGAGAATCGTCATCACGCCGGCTCCGACGGCCGCTTCCGTGAGCCCCACGTCGGGCGCTCGCAGGAACACCCAGATAATGGCGATGCCGAGGCTGTACGCGCTGAACGCGATGATCGAGCCGAGGACGTCACGGAGGAGCGCGGCCGCGACCGCACAGCCGAGGACGAACACGAACAGCCCTGCTTCGAGTGCCGTGATCACGACTCGTCCACCTCCGTCGAGGGGGATGTCTCGGCGTCGGGCTCCGTCCCCGTCTCGGACTCGGACTTCGACTCCGACTCGGCGTCGGTCGTGACGGTCCACGGTTCGATACCCTGCTCGGCCGCGGCTCTGGTAATCGCGTGTGCGGCAGTCGGATTCGTGAGGAACATGAACAACAGTAACAGTCCGGCTTTCAGCGTCGACAACCCCGCGTCGACGACCAGCGCGACCGCCGCGAGCGTCAACACTGCGCCGAGCGTCTCGCTCTTCGAGGTCGCGTGGGCGCGGGTGTAGAGGTCAGGTAGTCGGACGAGGCCGACGGCCGCGACGGCGGCGAAGAAGACGCCGCCGGCGGCGAGCACCACGACGGCGATTTCGGTCGGCGTCATCGCTCAGAGCACCCCCCCGCGCTCGACGGAGAACTTCGAGATGGCGATGCTCAACACGAAGTTCAACAGCGCGTAGACGAGCGCGATGTCGAGTGCGCCCGGTTCGCCGATGGCGGCCGCGAGCAGCGCGATGACGATGACGGTGTTCGAGCCGATGACGTTGACGGCGATGACTCGGTCGGGCATCGTGGGGCCGCGGACGATCCGGTAGACGCCGACCAGCGAGGTGAGGACGAACGCCGCCGCGGCGACGAGGAGGACGTCTTCGACGAGCGTCATGCGTCCTCCCGTTCCTCACGGCGTTCGAGCGGGCTCGGGATGCGGGCGACGTCACGGCCGTAAAACACGAACCGGACGGCACGCTCTAACGAGCCGGAGAAGAGGTCCTCGCGCGAACTGCGGGTGAGCGTGTGGACGGTGAAGTGGCTCCGCGTGACGTCGACGGTCAGCGTTCCCGGCGTGAGCGTGATGCTGTTCGCGAGCGTCGTCACCGGCAGCGCCGACCAGACGGCGGCGTCGAACTCGACGACCTCCGGGTCGATCGGCAACGACGGGTGGAGGACGACGTAGGCGATAGCGAGGTTCGCCTTGGCGATCTCCCACAGGAGGTAGGGGATGTAGAGGGTGACCCGAGCGAGCCGCTTCACCGCCTGCGTCGGCCGGATGGGCGTGGTGAGCGAGACGCCCCAGAGCGCGACGGCGACGACGGTGGCGCTGATCGCTCCCGTCACCAGCTCGAACGGTACGACCGACCCGGCCAAGAACAGATAGAAGAGAAACGAGACCGAGAAGAGCCCGAGGAACTGTGTGACGTTCCCGGAGCGGACGAGCAGCGGGTTCTGCCGTTCGCGGGTGGCCGGTGCCTCCCGTACCTCGAGACCGGCCCGCCGTACCTCGTTCTCGAGCGGCGGGAGCAGCGGCGTCGTGCCGAGCGGGGCGAACCCCGGGTCGAACACGGCGAGGTGGAGGTCGTTGTTCCGGGCGTATCGCGCGAGCACGTCGGCGTAGTCGCCGGGGCTGAAGAGGTACTCTCGCCCCCCGACCAGCGCGGTCTCTAACTCGACCGCGTCGGCGTTGTCACCGAGGTCCTCGCTGGCCCAGACCATGACCCGGTCGAGGAGGGACTGGGCCGTCTCGAACTCGGTCGTCTCCGTCTCTGACGGGAGCCGTTCGGAGGCCGGATAGACGAAGTGAACCGACGGCGTCTCGCCGGTCTCCTCGGCGCGGTCGAGCGCGTGTTGGACGACGTACCCCACGGTGTTCCGGAGCGTGTTCGACTCGGAGACGGGAACGAGCAGTCGGGTGTCAGTCAGTGGGACCACCTCTGTCGTGAAGGGCGACAGTCCGAACGTGAACGCTTGACATCGATACCTAGCCTAGGCGTTCAGCCACACCGATTAAAGGGTTTCTTTTCCCCGTGTTTCGGGGGTTCCGTCACGAACGTCACCGACAATCGAGCGGGACCGAGCGCGCCTCCACGACCGACTCGCCGTCGCGGTTTCGTGGGGGAGCCCGGCACCGTCGCACCGCTCCGGTCTCCGACGTTCCGGTCGGTTCAGGCGCTCGGCGCGTCGAGGCCCAGCTCGTCGAGGAGCGTCAGCGCCGCTTCGTGCGAAGAGGGCGGGCCGCGTGCGGTCACCAGGTCGCCGTCGACGGTGACGGAGGTGTCCGCGTCGAGTTCGGCGTCCCAGTTCACGCCGACCGCCTTCACCTCGTCTTCGACCCAGTAGGGGAGTTTCCGCCCGTCGGGCATCCGGTCGAGGTCGTCGACGATGCCCTCCTCCCAGGCGTTCGGGAACCCGGTCACGTTCCGGCCGGTGGCGAGGAAGTCGCCCTCGGAGTCGCGGGTGAACGCGAGAATGCCGACGGCGTGGCAGACGACGAGCGCCTTGCCGTCACCCTCGACGGCCTCCCGCAGCGCGGCGCGGGCGTGGCGGTCCTGATTGATGTCCCACTCGGTGCCGTGGCCACCGGGGAAAACGACGGCGTCGTACTCGCTCGCGTCGACGGACGCGAGCGGCTCGGGGTCGTTCAGTCGTTCGTCGTTCGCGTCGCACTCGGTGACGCGAGTGGCGAGCTCCTCGCCGACCTCGCCGGGGTCGACGGAGCGCTCGTCGACCACCGGCGGGTTGCCGGTCGGCGTCGCGACCGTACACTCGACGCCCGCGTCGGTGAGCGTCTGCAGCGGCTCGATGCACTCTTCTCCCCAGTAGCCTTCCTCCGTCACGACGAACAGTGCGCGTGTCATCGGTCTAACTCGGGCGGCGACGCGCAAAAGCGGCCGGTCCCCGGAAAGCCCAGCCTCCTCTCTGTCACCTACTCGTCCGCGCCCGGCGCGGTCTCTTGTGTCCTCTCCCCGTCGACCGGGGCGCTCTCGTATCCGCGGTGGAGGTGACAGGCCGCCTCGTGGCCCGTGTCGGTCGGTTCGAGCGCCGGCCGGTCGCCCGCACAGACTGTCGGGAACGCCTCGGCGAGACGGTCGCGTGCCGCATCGTCGTCACCCGAGACGACGTCGTCGAGTGCGTCTCGGAGGACGCGCTCGGCGCTCGGGTCCGACAGAGTCTCGGGTAACTCGAACTCCGCGCGTACCGCCGCCGCGACCTCGTCGTCCAGACGCTCCCCCGACGCCTCACCCGTGACGAACTCGCGGACGGCGTCAACGTCGATTCCCTCCCGTTCGAGCCGGATGCGGAGGTTCATCACCGCGCGCCACTCCGCCCGCGTGAACTCGTACCCCTCGGGCGGGACGAGCTCCGGACAGCGGGTGTGGAACCGACAGCCAGCCGGGGGGTTCGCGGGGCTCGGCACGTCGCCGGTGAGGACCGTCCCGAGGCCACGCGACCACGGGTCGGGCTCCGGAATCGACGAGAGGAGGGCTCGCGTGTAGGGGTGTTGCGGGGAGTCGAAGACGTCGGCTGTCGGCCCGAGTTCGACGATTTCCCCGAGGTACATCACGGCGACGCGGTCGCACACCTCGCGAACGACGCCCATGTCGTGGCTGATGAAGACGATAGCAAGTCCGAACTCCGCCTGGACTCGTTCGATGAGCGTGAGAATCTCGGCCTGCACGGAGACGTCGAGCGCGCTCGTCGGCTCGTCGGCGACGACGAGGTCGGGGTTGACGACGAGTGCCCGCGCGAGCGCGATGCGCTGGCGCTGTCCGCCCGAGAACTCGTGGGGGTAGCGGTCGATGTCCTCCGCGGAGAGCCCGACGCGTTCGAGGAGGTCCGCCACGATACGACGACGGCGCTCGCGTCCTCCGACCCCGTGGATGACGAGCGGCTCCGCGACCGCCTCGCCGACGGCCATCCGCGGGTCGAAACTCGACGTCGGGTCCTGGAAGATCATCTGCGCCCGTCGCCGGAACCGCTTCAGCTCCGCCGGGGTGTACGAGGTGATGTCCTCGCCGTCGAACAGCACCTGCCCACCGGTCGGCTCCTCCAGTCTGAGGAGCGAGGTCGCCGCCGTCGACTTCCCACAGCCGGACTCGCCGACGATGCCGAGGGTCTCGCCGCGCTCGACGGTGAACGAGACTCCGTCGACCGCGCGGACTCGACCGACCTCGGTCTTCAACAGCCCCTCCGTGACGGGGTAGTGTTTCTCGAGAGCACGCACCTCCAAGAGTGGCATCAGTCGTCACCTCCCGTTCCCGTCGCTGGGCCGTCCGACCCGGTCGTCTCCGCTCGCTCGCCGAGGACGACGCTCGGGTCCCCGCCGGGACCGAAGTGGACGCAGGAGACCTCGTGTGCGACGGCGTGCTCGTCACCCGTGCTCACCGCGTACTGCGGCGGCTGTTCCCCGTCGGTACAGGCGTCGACGGCGTGTGGGCACCGCGCGGCGAACCGACAGCCCGGCGGCGGGTCCGTCGGGTCCGGCAGCGTCCCGCCGATAGAGCGCATCCGCCCGCCGCGGCCGGGGAGACAGTCGAGGAGCGCCCGCGTGTACGGGTGCGACGGCCGGTCGAAGAGGTCGTAGACGCCCGCCGTCTCCATCACCTTCCCCGCGTACAGCACGACCACCCGGTCGGCCACCTCGGCGACCACCCCCAGGTCGTGGGTGATGAGGAGGATGCTCATGTCGAACTCCTCTTGTAGCTCCACGAGGAGCCGGAGGATCTGTGCCTGGATGGTCACGTCGAGCGCCGTCGTCGGCTCGTCGGCGATGAGGAGTTTGGGGTTCGACGCCAGCGCCATCGCGATGACGACCCGCTGTTTCATCCCGCCCGAGAACTCGTGAGGGTAGTCGTCGAACCGGGTGGTCGCGTCGGGGATGCCCACCCGGTCGAGGAGTTCGAGCGCCCGGTCTCTCGCCTCCCGTCTGGTGACCTCGTCGTGGAGACGGACCGCCTCGACCAGTTGCCAGCCGACGGTGTAGACCGGGTTGAGCGCCCCCTGTGGGTTCTGGAAGACGTGGGCGATATCGCCGCCTCTGATCTCGGTGAGCTCCGCGTCGGAGAGTGTCGCGAGGTCGCGACCCTCGAACCGGACGGTCCCTCGAATCTCGCCCGGCGGCGTCCGAATCAGGCGGGTGATGGACTCGGAGGCGACCGTCTTGCCGGACCCCGACTCCCCGACGAGACAGACGGTCTCGCCCCGCCCGACGGAGAAGGAAACCCCGTCGACCGCGCGGACGACACCCTCGTCCGTCTTGAACCGCGTGCGGAGTTCCTCGACGTCGAGCAG
It contains:
- a CDS encoding DUF7322 domain-containing protein, with amino-acid sequence MDDDWFDDSESLYPEGMDGPRVKTPSVDVPSATGDVFQRSEIARLFVLHVFVWNAVVLLVSLGAMLIYFRNDWTTGGRLLVAGGILSLYGLYRWPREDEADGESEEGEADGESESAGADAGDPPAEEDATVES
- a CDS encoding Na(+)/H(+) antiporter subunit D, yielding MVSVEPFLPPFVPVLLAALVIPFLGRRAGHVLGIVATGVVVPYVWLSPAGQHLPVALFGFDAVLYNVDAFSTLMGLVFGLIGAVAVLYSWYSEADSLQTAFALSYVGTSLGAVFGGDWLSLVFFWELMAVTSTLLVWHYGGRAVRAGYRYAILHGIGGTLLLGAVIWHYVEVGSFLFTATDGGIAGPVAPILAAVGIGVNVGFVGLHAWLPDTYPRPHIAASVFLCVFTTKTGVYGMYRAFPEGQLAIAYMGGIMAVFGATMALFQNDMRRLLSYHIQSQVGYMIAGVGIGTTLAQAGAMAHVFNHILYKGLLFMTAGVVVYRTGTESLKKLGGLGREMPLTAVAFVVAALSIAGFPLFNGFVSKGIVIAASHYDFAKGPLYVGGRTTLEWLLLVGGVGTFMSFIKFGYYAFFHGEYEGSVADANIGQSVAMVTVAVLCVFFGVVDSALFGLLPYDVTSEAVVSHAYTTYTVDHIVEGLALAVAGLVGFVLVKKPLSRVKRVPDVDDLYNPAVLYGSRALVVGTTELYAAVDRAAVATTRLAHTVVTDPRSVLARLGDGEPTRLTADIGTSIVLVTLVLAVTVAVLLI
- a CDS encoding cation:proton antiporter, with amino-acid sequence MTELTSLRPLAAVLVSAVIIVPILASRGRPNLREAWTVLAAVTKFGLVASMVPGVLAGDVYVTNLGTFVPGVEFALRADPLGILFGLLASMLWLVTSFYSIGYMRGLDEHAQTRYFAAFAGSLSAAIGIAFASNLLVLFVFYELLTVATYPLVTHDETDEARAAGRKYLAYTFGGGVAVLSGAILVFWLTGAPGVPGTTAFSAGGIAALAAADPVFARAAFALLVVGFGVKAALMPMHSWLPDAMVAPTPVSGLLHAVAVVKSGVFGIARVVLDVFGPDLVADLGVGVILAAVAAFTLVVSSVIALRQDNLKRRLAFSTVSQLSYIVLGLAVLNPLSLVGGLLHIPAHAFMKLTLFFCAGALHVETHTDDISNMAGIGRRMPLTMAAFGVAALGMAGIPLVAGFVSKYFLLIGTVSSGGIVFTVALLVSGVLNIAYFWPVVYTAFFESPGEADPKPVVENVLGGRYGAPETAPDGGSTPDDDGVRDDHGYAADHEGQGVVDDAEAAAQIERDHGHDSGLAWEHRAWNGAESTWFMLGPILFAATGSLVLGIVPDTAVFLRIVRLVVAGATGVSV
- a CDS encoding monovalent cation/H+ antiporter subunit D family protein, yielding MSDLPALLVAFPILGSIAVLLGGLVRSETGWPIAVVASAVQTAAAVALAVDAFGSQPVAYVVGGFTAPFGIELVVDGLSATMAVLVAVVALGVLGYARRAGPRSNAFYATYLLLVAGLTGMSITGDVFNMYVFLEITGLAAYALVASGDGGRSARAALKYLLVGTVGASLFLLGIGYAYVATGTLNMADLSAQLAAVGYTSPLVRASFGLLVVGLFVKIAVFPVHTWQPAAYAGSPDSVSGLISALVSTVAAYALIRIVFTVFTVDFLAANEFAQTVLVAGAVVSIVVGSVLAVTQREIKRMLAYSSVSQFGLVVGAIAVANGTALTGAMIHLVGHAIMKGGLFLTSGLIADETDARTIDAYEGLAERTPIGAAAFGVLALGMVGVPPAVGFVGKWYIALGAVEGRAWPLAVVILASTLLTLAYFARVLERIYFRDAASATVDGASADVDTDTGQPRTVVTDGVGTETVTRAARVSTGMRATVLAAAVLAVVLGVAAFEYGQLLEPTIERLLA
- a CDS encoding cation:proton antiporter subunit C; the encoded protein is MIDLLADRLYYLVAFLLLGVGTYTMIGSQNLVKKVIGMNVFQTGIFLFFIVTAFVDGGSPPLLTAPEPYVSPLPHVLILTAIVVGVSLTAVALGLIVRIYQEYGTLTEEGIRKVIADE
- a CDS encoding MnhB domain-containing protein gives rise to the protein MSDADRSAGDLPGNVAGSPYVESPIIMTTVRVITPFVFTFGLFVMFHGADSSGGGFQGGVIVGTVVLMLGLAFGIETTRRWIGPTLPVAFIGFGVLAFLLIGLGSVFLGGDFLQYTTYGIKDASKYGIELVELAIGLIVAGVVSGLLFVIAAGPRSDENGGDAA
- a CDS encoding DUF4040 domain-containing protein translates to MITALEAGLFVFVLGCAVAAALLRDVLGSIIAFSAYSLGIAIIWVFLRAPDVGLTEAAVGAGVMTILFLLTIAKTVRPAGERTFERVDLRAAGVAIALVAVLSTTLFALPAVGSADSAVATDEVTNYYLANAYTEAGVENAVTAVLAAYRGFDTLGEAVVVYAAGVGLLLVLDREVFG
- the mnhG gene encoding monovalent cation/H(+) antiporter subunit G yields the protein MTPTEIAVVVLAAGGVFFAAVAAVGLVRLPDLYTRAHATSKSETLGAVLTLAAVALVVDAGLSTLKAGLLLLFMFLTNPTAAHAITRAAAEQGIEPWTVTTDAESESKSESETGTEPDAETSPSTEVDES
- a CDS encoding cation:proton antiporter; the protein is MTLVEDVLLVAAAAFVLTSLVGVYRIVRGPTMPDRVIAVNVIGSNTVIVIALLAAAIGEPGALDIALVYALLNFVLSIAISKFSVERGGVL
- a CDS encoding monovalent cation/H+ antiporter subunit E, whose amino-acid sequence is MVPLTDTRLLVPVSESNTLRNTVGYVVQHALDRAEETGETPSVHFVYPASERLPSETETTEFETAQSLLDRVMVWASEDLGDNADAVELETALVGGREYLFSPGDYADVLARYARNNDLHLAVFDPGFAPLGTTPLLPPLENEVRRAGLEVREAPATRERQNPLLVRSGNVTQFLGLFSVSFLFYLFLAGSVVPFELVTGAISATVVAVALWGVSLTTPIRPTQAVKRLARVTLYIPYLLWEIAKANLAIAYVVLHPSLPIDPEVVEFDAAVWSALPVTTLANSITLTPGTLTVDVTRSHFTVHTLTRSSREDLFSGSLERAVRFVFYGRDVARIPSPLERREEREDA
- a CDS encoding type 1 glutamine amidotransferase domain-containing protein, whose translation is MTRALFVVTEEGYWGEECIEPLQTLTDAGVECTVATPTGNPPVVDERSVDPGEVGEELATRVTECDANDERLNDPEPLASVDASEYDAVVFPGGHGTEWDINQDRHARAALREAVEGDGKALVVCHAVGILAFTRDSEGDFLATGRNVTGFPNAWEEGIVDDLDRMPDGRKLPYWVEDEVKAVGVNWDAELDADTSVTVDGDLVTARGPPSSHEAALTLLDELGLDAPSA